The proteins below come from a single Gossypium raimondii isolate GPD5lz chromosome 2, ASM2569854v1, whole genome shotgun sequence genomic window:
- the LOC105783427 gene encoding UDP-sugar pyrophosphorylase, whose amino-acid sequence MVSAKVDSEADILSNLNINAGDWPSNLVKNLCLLSPDQIELGKMLVEMGQSHLFQQWTDPGVEDDKKKAFFAQVAKLNSSYPGGLASYIKNARELLADSKVGKNPYDGFTPSVPTGEVLSFGDDNFIKYEEAGVKEAQNAAFVLVAGGLGERLGYNGIKVALLAEATTGTCFLQLYIESILALQEGSCRLTQGTFQKDIPFVIMTSDDTHTRTLEVLESNSYFGMKPTQVKLLKQEKVACLDDNDARLALDPHNKYQIQTKPHGHGDVHSLLYSSGLLKVWLYAGLRWVLFFQDTNGLLFKAIPASLGVSATKQYQVNSLAVQRKAKEAMGGITRLTHSDGRSVVINVEYNQLDPLLRAAGHLDGDANCETGYSPFPGNINQLILELGPYIEELTKTGGAIKEFVNPKYKDASKTSFKSSTRLECMMQDYPKTLPPTARVGFTVMDKWLAYAPVKNNPEDASKVPKGNPYHSATSGEMAIYRANSLILIKAGVQVEGPVQQVFNGQEVEVWPRITWKPKWGLTFSEIKIKVSQSCSVSQRSTMVLKGRDIFLEDLSLDGALIINCIDGAEVKVGGSIQNKGWLLERINYKDTSSPEELRIRGFKINKLEQLEKTYSEPGKFILKPQC is encoded by the exons ATGGTTTCGGCGAAGGTGGATTCAGAGGCGGACATTCTCTCCAACCTCAACATCAACGCCGGGGATTGGCCTTCTAATCTTGTCAAGAATCTCTGCCTCCTTTCTCCGGATCAG ATTGAATTGGGAAAGATGTTGGTGGAGATGGGGCAGAGCCACTTGTTTCAGCAATGGACAGATCCTGGCGTCGAGGACGACAAAAAGAAAGCATTCTTTGCTCAg gtTGCGAAGCTAAATTCAAGCTATCCTGGGGGTTTGGCATCGTATATTAAAAATGCTAGGGAGCTCTTAGCGGATTCAAAAGTAGGGAAGAACCCATATGATGGCTTCACACCTTCG GTTCCCACAGGAGAGGTTCTATCTTTTGGtgatgataatttcatcaaatatgAGGAGGCAGGTGTTAAAGAAGCCCAAAATGCTGCATTTGTTCTTGTTGCAGGGGGTCTCGGTGAACGTCTTGGATACAACGGAATTAAG GTGGCACTTTTAGCAGAGGCCACTACCGGAACATGTTTCTTACAACTCTACATTGAGTCTATTCTTGCTCTTCAGGAAGGTAGCTGTAGGCTCACACAAG GCACATTTCAAAAAGATATTCCTTTTGTTATCATGACATCGGATGACACACATACCCGCACATTGGAGGTTTTGGAATCAAATTCTTACTTTGGGATGAAACCAACACAAGTCAAACTTCTTAAGCAG GAAAAAGTTGCATGTTTAGATGATAATGATGCTAGGCTTGCTTTGGACCCTCATAACAAATACCAAATTCAG ACAAAACCTCATGGCCATGGTGATGTGCACTCCCTTCTTTACTCTAGTGGCCTTCTGAAAGTATG GCTTTATGCTGGTTTGAGATGGGTTCTCTTTTTTCAAGACACAAATGGACTTCTTTTCAAG GCCATTCCAGCATCTCTAGGAGTCAGTGCTACTAAACAATACCAGGTCAACTCTCTTGCTGTTCAACGGAAAGCAAAAGAGGCCATGGGAGGAATTACAAGACTTACTCATAGTGAtg GAAGATCAGTAGTGATCAATGTGGAGTACAATCAGCTTGATCCTCTGCTTAGAGCTGCTGGACATCTTGATGGAGATGCTAATTGTGAGACTGGTTATTCTCCTTTCCCAGGAAATATAAACCAA CTTATTTTGGAGCTTGGTCCATACATTGAGGAGCTGACAAAAACAGGAGGGGCGATAAAGGAATTTGTTAACCCTAA ATATAAAGATGCCAGTAAAACATCATTTAAGTCCTCAACTCGACTAGAGTGTATGATGCAAGACTACCCTAAAACATTGCCTCCAACAGCAAGAGTTGGATTTACG GTGATGGATAAATGGCTTGCTTATGCACCTGTGAAAAACAACCCTGAGGATGCTTCTAAG GTACCAAAAGGAAACCCATATCACAGTGCAACTTCTGGAGAAATGGCCATTTATCGTGCAAACAGTCTCATCCTTATAAAG GCTGGTGTCCAAGTGGAGGGTCCAGTACAACAGGTTTTCAATGGACAAGAGGTGGAAGTGTGGCCGCGTATTACATGGAAGCCTAAATGGGGGCTTACTTTTTCTGAGATCAAAATCAAAGTTAGCCAAAGTTGCTCGGTATCTCAAAGATCTACCATGGTCCTTAAGGGCCGTGATATCTTTCTTGAAGATCTATCCTTGGATGGAGCTCTTATCATCAACTGTATTGATGGTGCAGAG GTTAAAGTAGGAGGATCAATACAAAACAAGGGCTGGCTTCTTGAGAGGATTAACTACAAAGATACGAGTAGCCCCGAGGAACTGAGGATCAGGGGtttcaaaatcaacaaattGGAGCAATTGGAGAAAACTTATAGTGAACCTGGCAAATTCATCTTAAAGCCACAATGTTGA
- the LOC105783428 gene encoding NAD(P)H-quinone oxidoreductase subunit M, chloroplastic, which translates to MAATSSYMACTKFSMLGWSGGKRDLRMKRVLSVSAQQQAEVGETQEAKVQEEQEKVKQQQPTQPRPVEKQLNVKSKNMGKEYGGQWLSSVTRHVRIYAAYIDPETSEFDQTQMDKLTLILDPTDEFVWTPETCNKVYSYFQELVDHYEGAPLTEYTLRLIGSDIEHYIRKLLYDGEIKYNMDAKVLNFSMGKPRILFNNSNDGQFQDG; encoded by the exons ATGGCTGCAACTTCCTCTTACATGGCCTGCACTAAATTCTCCATGTTGGGTTGGAGTGGAGGGAAAAGAGACTTGAGAATGAAAAGGGTGCTTTCGGTTTCGGCTCAGCAGCAAGCTGAAGTTGGTGAAACACAAGAAGCTAAAGTGCAGGAAGAGCAAGAAAAGGTTAAGCAACAACAACCTACACAACCAAGGCCAGTGGAAAAACAACTGAATGTAAAGAGCAAAAACATGGGCAAAGAATATGGAGGACAGTGGCTTAGCAGTGTTACGAGGCACGTCAGGATCTATGCTGCCTACATTGATCCTGAAACCTCTGAGTTCGATCAAACTCAGATGGATAAACTCACCCTTATACTTGACCCTACTGATGAGTTTGTTTGGACTCCTGAAACTTGCAATAAAGTTTATTCGTACTTCCAAGAGCTTGTGGATCATTATGAG GGAGCGCCATTGACAGAGTACACGCTTCGATTGATAGGTTCAGACATAGAGCACTATATCAGGAAGCTACTATATGATGGAGAAATTAAATACAACATGGACGCCAAGGTACTGAACTTCAGCATGGGAAAGCCGCGCATTCTATTCAATAACAGCAATGATGGGCAGTTTCAAGATGGATAA